DNA sequence from the Thermodesulfovibrionales bacterium genome:
TTCTTACGCCCTTCTTCGTCTTCTTCCTACTGAAGGACTGGCCGGGAATCGTGAGGCGCATCATGGACCGCATTCCCTGTCGCTCTGTCGAAACGACAGTATCGTTAATCTGCGAGATCAATATCCTCGTCGGAAACTACTCGAGGGGACTTGCAGTGGACTGCATCTCGGTGGGAATTATAGCTACTTTTGGGTTGTGGCTGCTTGGAATAAACTATCCGATTCTCCTCGGTATCCTCAGCGGGGCAGCAAACGTGATTCCCTATTTCGGTCCTGTCATGGCCTGCGGTATATCCTGCCTCTTCGCCTTGCTTCAGTTCGAAAACATAAATGCCGTAGTTAATGTCATTCTTCTCTATCTCGTGATCAGAGTCCTCGACGATCTTGTTATCCAACCCTTTATCGTGGGCAAGAGCGTGGAACTCCATCCCATGCTCCTTGTCATAACGATTATCGCAGGAGAAAAACTCCTCGGGATCCTCGGGATGATCCTTGCCGTCCCGGCTGTCACGATGACTCAAAAGGTCCTGACCATCCTCATTGAAAACAGGAGCACGACAACCGCAAAGCGA
Encoded proteins:
- a CDS encoding AI-2E family transporter, whose protein sequence is MDQRKDVDPEAFLAEVKKLHHEMPRWIILLILLSAFVLFAFHAATLLVILGLSAIIAYMLNTIITGAESLGMKRTTAVVLLYLCLAGLLLGAEMAFFPVLEHEIRRFYAMIPELHGRLQDILNRTADAPYKYPLIAKLLRTMLGEAMKPIQALTKTLTSFEIFTQAAPFLHGIVLTPFFVFFLLKDWPGIVRRIMDRIPCRSVETTVSLICEINILVGNYSRGLAVDCISVGIIATFGLWLLGINYPILLGILSGAANVIPYFGPVMACGISCLFALLQFENINAVVNVILLYLVIRVLDDLVIQPFIVGKSVELHPMLLVITIIAGEKLLGILGMILAVPAVTMTQKVLTILIENRSTTTAKRILKRTEGQAIPL